Within the Aphis gossypii isolate Hap1 unplaced genomic scaffold, ASM2018417v2 Contig00726, whole genome shotgun sequence genome, the region AACGATAAAAATCtaccatttttaatgatataacctaatttatggtttaatataatttcattacttttaaaattaattaattttaaataaaatactctattattatcagtatcgTATGCAGTCatattcaacattatatttgtattaaaacctaatctttgtaaaatatttttatctgaattACCATtccatagtaaaataattgcattttgattattaaaatcaagatagttttttaaaaagcttGTAGTTAGGTTCGacgtttttgatttcataGCTAAATGTAAttcgtttaatataacttgaaGCTGATCTGgtttcttttcaaaaatttttagtagCAAATctctagtttttatatatgaataattattcattaatcttaTTCTTCCATCaggtgatattattaaaggtcGACCTCGTAGACGaataatttcagattttacGTGAGTCTGTGATATAGCTGcagaaataagtattaaatctgTACGTTGATAGTTGCtgaattcaaaatcaattataattattttattttttggtttttgcctgtaattaaacaacatcaattaatagtatcatagtattatttttatctatgttactaaaatatattttaataaaaataaaatactgatttcataattttttattttatataaaatttagattattgaatgtactttatatattttatttatttttttttttttatttatgcgtaatatgaatttatttgatattaaatacttcATTATTCAtcagatttttatttcactgaaattttgtaaaatattaaaacatattttttttataatcaataatataaatattttatagttacataacttattattttttaaaaatatataaaaaaataaaaacaatcatatcttttatatttattcacaaaGACTAGCAGATTCACCATGCAgcttaattaatctataatgatataaacaatattcaaataaaataataatttttaactttgattttaatcatatattttttaatctgatcgtgtttttcaacttttattatatatattaaatattgaatttgaattcaaccaatttttttttttttatattttattcattttatttatattttcatattatacgtatgtattaatttatttttaaatatttcattattcatctgattttttatttcactgacattttgtaaattattaaaacatatttatttataattaattatatttgtattttatcttacTTATTGTTTTGCTGCATAGTTTGATGAATACCTCGGTCCATGTTGTTGCGTTGAATAAGTAGGTTTtagtttatcaattaaaaatgaattaagaaCTAAACTGTttcttcaaattaatattgtatttaatttagattaattattaataaaacttaactaaTATCAAAAACCTTGCTTGATGATAGTGTTGTAATAAAGTCAACGACTTACACAAGTACTGAAAGACTGAGGATAATAGACTATAACCTACTCAAGAGCACTTTGTAAATGACTATAAGTCTAAAAACATTGAATGATTATGAACCAGATTTATAGTCTGATCCAGTGGTGTGATATGTGATCACGCCATATTACACTTTGAtcacagatattttttatagattaggtaaaaatatgatcacgctatattaaactttgactacagtaatttttttatagaataggtAAAACTATGATCACGCCATATTACAACGCTACcacagttattttatagattaggtAAAACTATGATCACACCATATGATACCACAACCTTACAAATCTGTATATAAGTGATCAGTAGACATTGATTATAGTTAGTGTTAAATCTCAACattgtctataaattttatgtttcgtCGTTTCATACCGTAATATATCCGTTTGCTACAAGTCGATAACAAACCAAGTAACACAATTTGATcaggtaaatgttttttaaacaatctgttatattaaaaattaaacttatactgattatcatttttatttaaggtatatttaatatatatatataaaataatatgtcgtaCTATACTAATGTATCTGCAGGCGAAAGCTCTTCAAATGAtgatgtaagtacctatacctatttgtttatgtatgtgtgtgtatgatattaatatattattattaaataatagaatgaaAGTAGTATGCTATCAACACTATCATCTTCTTTAAAACCGGTAAAAAtgcagaataaaaaaagaaaaaatgatactgaaccaaaagttaaaatgtctAAGGCTGGaaaggtaataatttgtattgtattattttttaaaatattacacacacacacacacacacaccacacattcatttttaatataaatatatatgaatgtatagCAGCGAACAGAATCAATAGAGACGTACAAGGATGCCTTAGCTAGTGTAATTTCGAAAGGAAATATTGAAGATAACGTTTCTAACTCAATAACATTGACGGAAGGAAATTGCACGTATACGATTCGGTGTCCAGTAGCGCCAAAATGCGATGACTACTACGTCATCCAACATTATAAAACTAGTGTTATAAAGGACATTCCGTCACTTGAAAggtaaaaaccataataaagaAACCAATGATTAAATGATGAACTATAGTTAAACAACAGCGATACAATCATTTATTGATCaccagattatttttttaatttgaccgttacctattataattcaacacaaataaattattaaattctaattaaaataataagattgagGATTTTATCGTTGATATTTAACTATagcatgattaaataataaaacatattacgaatattattaaataatgattttttataatagatggaAACATTCTGAAGCTAGTGTGAAGTTGTATACTAGCAATAACTATCCTGCCGATAacgaaatatcaaataaaataaatgaacttattcgtgtaattttaaatcgatGTTCAACGGATCCAAAACGGAAGATtgtaaaaaacagtaaaaaacaaaatgcaaatatattattatgtaaaaactttttattggtagtataaattatgacatttaataaaattattaaaattgataaaattaattaatcttattcttttactataatattgaaatcaattcttagagtaattataacaattataatggtataaagtttaatacaaattttattttaaatcatataatatcatatctgaTAGTGAATTATTGTGGAATTgaagtatttcatatataaaacaaaaatcatcgTTCTGTATACAACACATgctaaagtcaaaattttgaatatactgATTAGTAAAATCATTTCGCTGACAAGATGATGGTAGAATATTGATGTCTGctctaattaatgaatatacggTATCAAAAGTTGACTGATATGAAACCAACTTTTTCTGCTTTTCTACAATATGTGAATCGATACattgttgtaattgttttaaaagatGTAAATCAGTATATGATAAGGTAATAAAATGATCATTAACAtgcaatttaatagttaactgatttaaattgactgaataatatatgttatcagTTATTTTCACACGTTTACAATTAGTATGtagattattagttattgaacTATAATTTCTATCACACATTAGTGTACACCACTGAAGTAA harbors:
- the LOC126555149 gene encoding uncharacterized protein LOC126555149, with protein sequence MSYYTNVSAGESSSNDDNESSMLSTLSSSLKPVKMQNKKRKNDTEPKVKMSKAGKQRTESIETYKDALASVISKGNIEDNVSNSITLTEGNCTYTIRCPVAPKCDDYYVIQHYKTSVIKDIPSLERWKHSEASVKLYTSNNYPADNEISNKINELIRVILNRCSTDPKRKIVKNSKKQNV